The following coding sequences lie in one Sphingobium sp. KCTC 72723 genomic window:
- a CDS encoding TraU family protein codes for MIRARTLLRSAAIGMTIALISPTTPALASKCEAGTIFNPVTKVRWNCIFPMTIGGVRVGSFDKLDKALDAQSASKPLCACRKGASFWFGVKVSFWSPNRMVDVVTEPGCMMALGADLMPTGGKLQGSQSSIADGTNSRKMFAQMHYYIAPVWKMLNMFTDLPCIEDDGFDVAMITEVLPTWQSGTLGAIIQPEGILFGNPAAGLACMADSAAAAAGKVIDPLFWCMGSWGATYPIAGDIHFDDSVEAWAGLAARGTFMMGRLGALTISSPDGCSFKPQPIWTKSRYKLQLMEPVKGGKCVNIGRPGALWSSAKHAPGKDNAQFMLFEKIICCAGISTP; via the coding sequence ATGATCCGCGCCCGCACCCTTTTGCGTTCGGCCGCGATCGGCATGACGATTGCCCTGATTTCGCCAACGACACCGGCCCTCGCCTCCAAATGCGAGGCAGGCACGATCTTCAATCCCGTAACCAAGGTTCGCTGGAACTGCATCTTCCCGATGACCATCGGCGGCGTCCGGGTCGGCAGTTTTGACAAACTTGACAAAGCACTCGATGCCCAGTCGGCCTCCAAACCTTTATGCGCCTGCCGAAAGGGGGCCAGCTTCTGGTTTGGGGTGAAGGTCAGCTTCTGGTCTCCCAATCGCATGGTCGATGTCGTGACCGAACCAGGCTGCATGATGGCGCTGGGTGCCGATCTCATGCCGACCGGTGGCAAGCTCCAGGGCAGCCAGTCCTCAATCGCCGACGGCACCAATAGTCGCAAGATGTTCGCGCAGATGCACTATTATATCGCGCCGGTCTGGAAGATGCTCAACATGTTCACCGACCTGCCCTGCATCGAAGATGACGGGTTCGACGTCGCGATGATTACCGAGGTCCTGCCAACCTGGCAGTCAGGCACGCTTGGCGCGATCATTCAACCTGAAGGCATCTTGTTCGGCAACCCCGCAGCGGGCCTTGCCTGCATGGCCGACAGCGCCGCGGCGGCAGCGGGCAAGGTCATCGATCCGCTCTTCTGGTGCATGGGAAGCTGGGGCGCGACCTATCCGATCGCAGGCGACATCCATTTCGATGACAGTGTCGAGGCCTGGGCGGGATTAGCCGCACGCGGTACCTTCATGATGGGGCGGCTTGGCGCGCTGACCATCTCGTCGCCTGATGGCTGTTCGTTCAAACCGCAGCCGATCTGGACCAAGAGCCGCTACAAGCTGCAGCTGATGGAGCCGGTCAAGGGCGGCAAATGCGTCAACATCGGGCGTCCCGGCGCGCTCTGGTCGAGCGCCAAACATGCGCCGGGTAAAGACAATGCCCAGTTCATGCTGTTTGAGAAGATCATCTGCTGCGCCGGGATCTCGACCCCATGA
- a CDS encoding conjugal transfer protein TraW, protein MLLATAVPAAALANSATIGRTWPIAEADALAEIEARAARQPANMAASFGPRSGWSAMQSASLAQTTQDRTRFVVPFYTLDREIRLPDGRLLYPKGFTFNPLTYVSLPQRLVIVTPRDLPWALDHAALTDFILLASGSAGDADAIKLGERHGRALFILEDRVKERLGITHAPVIVRQMGQRLELREVRVDPRAGAKASR, encoded by the coding sequence ATGCTACTTGCAACGGCTGTCCCTGCCGCGGCACTGGCCAATAGCGCTACGATCGGACGGACCTGGCCTATCGCCGAGGCTGATGCACTTGCGGAAATTGAAGCCCGGGCCGCGCGCCAGCCTGCCAATATGGCAGCCAGCTTCGGGCCGCGTTCCGGTTGGTCGGCGATGCAGTCCGCCTCTCTGGCTCAGACGACCCAGGATCGTACGCGCTTCGTCGTGCCCTTCTACACTCTCGATCGGGAGATCCGCCTTCCCGATGGCAGATTACTCTATCCCAAAGGGTTCACCTTCAACCCGCTGACCTATGTGTCGCTGCCCCAAAGACTGGTGATCGTCACCCCGCGCGACCTTCCATGGGCCCTCGATCATGCCGCGCTGACCGATTTCATCCTGCTCGCGTCGGGCAGTGCTGGCGATGCGGACGCGATTAAGCTGGGGGAGCGGCATGGCCGCGCGCTGTTCATCCTGGAGGATCGGGTGAAAGAGCGGCTCGGCATCACCCACGCGCCGGTCATTGTGCGCCAGATGGGGCAGCGCCTTGAACTGCGGGAAGTGCGGGTTGATCCTCGTGCTGGCGCAAAGGCAAGCCGATGA
- a CDS encoding TraC family protein translates to MSPLDARHGGGLTISALHRAVARDAYSDFLPMVAWDAQEEAFLCIDDGWGHAWELVPSAYMFAHVHQALLGLLNVHFPDGTVLQLHGFADPLIDDALDAFLDLKTRPDPLIQASAQRTADYMRAGTQGLDALHGIPVRNFQLFLSIKTRVKLGSDLRRQVEEQLSKLGIRRLPPEELVRFYRRIFNGLFATAPGIFADGSNGHPAPPIRKQIIDAGPDLLFDGSEVFLGRQVARCLTPRAPARRITAERANRLLGGMRGAAEDSDQIGGPFLITLNILFDHSQFEIHKRAQILSAQKAAGSFAVEVGKQIEEIGWVLDEAGNSRFLSVIPMVWVFGRDSAQAREMAARAKRLWESEPLPWMMQEESYLNPVLLPMSLPFGLYPEKRMMRLLERDFRMPVKAAVLLAPVQSDFRGGGRPALLYTGRKGQLITLDLFDPRINNYNFIVSAESGAGKSFLLNNLCQQYYAQGALIRIIDIGGSYRKLCTLCSGRYIDIGEERLVLNPFDMGFALDGDDRQSAISMAVAIVAEMANAATRKGVSTSEWNLLKSAVQWTIDEGHAEEGIDAVRAWLGAYPQFATSDLDRVDHLVPVARELAFNLRDFGSEGAYGHFFNGPSTFDISHDEFVVLELERLKSMPDLFNVIVMVVVNAVTQELYLSARDRPRFVLCDEAAQFMTRSEGQDLSRLAEAFGQGYRRARKYQGSFGVVLQSLNDLLLFGGTGQVILENAATRFLLQGSTYAQAVENKILDYSEFVLDLLKSVRNNKPHYSEVFIDSPLGLGVARLVVDPFSYWINTSAPNEVAAFDALIRAGRSPLEAVCELAGVDPAQILPSRSGEEIV, encoded by the coding sequence ATGAGCCCGCTTGATGCGCGCCATGGCGGCGGCCTCACCATCTCGGCGTTGCACCGCGCGGTTGCGCGCGACGCCTATTCCGACTTTCTGCCGATGGTCGCCTGGGACGCGCAGGAAGAAGCATTCCTGTGCATCGATGATGGCTGGGGCCACGCCTGGGAACTTGTGCCATCGGCCTATATGTTTGCCCATGTCCATCAGGCGCTGCTGGGTTTGCTCAACGTCCATTTTCCCGATGGCACGGTTCTTCAGCTCCACGGCTTTGCCGATCCGCTGATCGATGACGCGCTTGACGCATTTCTGGACCTGAAGACCCGGCCCGATCCCCTGATCCAGGCCTCAGCGCAGCGCACCGCCGATTATATGCGCGCCGGTACCCAGGGGTTGGACGCGCTGCATGGCATTCCCGTCCGTAATTTTCAGCTATTTCTCTCGATCAAGACGCGGGTGAAACTGGGCTCGGATCTGCGACGGCAGGTCGAAGAGCAGCTGTCCAAGCTTGGCATCCGCAGGTTGCCGCCAGAAGAACTGGTGCGCTTCTATCGCAGGATATTCAACGGTCTCTTCGCGACTGCACCTGGCATATTTGCCGATGGCAGCAATGGTCATCCCGCTCCACCTATCCGCAAGCAGATCATCGATGCCGGACCCGATCTGCTGTTCGACGGGTCGGAGGTCTTTCTGGGGCGCCAGGTCGCGCGCTGCCTGACGCCGCGGGCCCCCGCGCGACGTATCACCGCAGAGCGCGCCAACCGGCTCCTGGGCGGCATGCGCGGAGCTGCCGAAGATAGCGATCAGATTGGTGGTCCCTTCCTCATCACGCTCAACATCCTCTTTGATCATAGCCAGTTTGAAATTCACAAACGCGCCCAGATTTTGTCTGCACAAAAGGCCGCAGGCAGTTTCGCGGTCGAGGTCGGCAAGCAGATCGAGGAAATTGGCTGGGTGCTGGACGAAGCAGGTAATAGTCGCTTCCTCTCGGTCATCCCGATGGTCTGGGTGTTTGGTCGCGACAGCGCCCAGGCGCGCGAAATGGCGGCACGCGCCAAGCGCCTGTGGGAGAGCGAACCGCTTCCCTGGATGATGCAGGAGGAGAGCTATCTCAATCCGGTCCTGCTGCCGATGAGCCTGCCCTTTGGGCTTTATCCGGAGAAACGCATGATGCGCCTGCTGGAACGCGACTTTCGCATGCCGGTCAAAGCCGCGGTGCTCCTGGCCCCGGTGCAGAGTGACTTTCGCGGTGGCGGGCGCCCGGCGCTGCTCTACACGGGGCGCAAGGGCCAGCTTATCACGCTCGACCTGTTCGATCCGCGCATCAACAATTATAATTTCATCGTTTCGGCCGAAAGCGGCGCGGGCAAGAGCTTCCTGCTTAATAATCTGTGCCAGCAATATTATGCCCAAGGCGCGCTCATCCGCATCATCGATATCGGCGGGAGCTATCGCAAACTCTGCACGCTCTGCTCAGGACGCTATATCGACATTGGCGAGGAGCGCCTGGTTCTCAATCCCTTCGACATGGGGTTTGCGCTCGATGGCGACGACCGCCAGTCGGCCATTTCCATGGCGGTCGCCATCGTCGCAGAAATGGCCAATGCCGCTACCCGCAAGGGCGTCTCGACCTCGGAATGGAATCTGCTCAAATCTGCGGTCCAGTGGACGATTGATGAAGGCCATGCCGAGGAAGGCATTGATGCGGTCCGCGCATGGCTTGGCGCCTATCCGCAATTTGCGACTTCCGATCTCGACCGGGTCGATCATCTGGTTCCCGTAGCGCGCGAGCTTGCCTTCAATCTGCGCGATTTTGGCAGCGAAGGCGCGTACGGCCATTTTTTCAACGGGCCGTCCACCTTCGACATCAGCCACGACGAATTTGTCGTGCTGGAGCTCGAACGGCTCAAATCCATGCCGGACCTGTTCAACGTCATCGTGATGGTGGTGGTGAATGCAGTCACGCAGGAGCTCTACCTTTCGGCACGCGACCGGCCCCGCTTTGTCCTGTGCGATGAAGCCGCCCAGTTCATGACGCGGAGCGAAGGCCAGGATCTCTCCCGGCTCGCCGAAGCGTTCGGCCAGGGCTACAGGCGAGCGCGCAAATATCAGGGCAGTTTCGGAGTGGTGCTCCAGTCGCTCAATGACCTGCTGCTCTTTGGTGGCACGGGCCAGGTGATCCTGGAAAATGCCGCCACCCGTTTCCTGCTGCAGGGATCGACCTATGCCCAGGCGGTAGAGAATAAGATACTCGATTATTCCGAGTTCGTGCTCGATCTGTTGAAGTCGGTCCGCAACAACAAGCCCCATTATAGCGAGGTCTTCATCGACTCCCCGCTGGGCCTTGGCGTGGCCCGCCTCGTGGTCGATCCCTTCTCCTACTGGATCAATACGTCAGCCCCCAATGAGGTGGCCGCATTCGACGCATTGATCCGGGCGGGGCGCAGTCCGTTGGAAGCCGTGTGCGAACTGGCAGGCGTCGATCCGGCGCAGATATTGCCTTCCCGATCCGGCGAGGAGATTGTCTGA
- a CDS encoding TraV family lipoprotein: MSILSENKRTTPPLPFASGYRGRSILLAGAVLLLPACTTVGSLMSPYSEKFSCKNSDHGQCIHPDKAYADAVADVPSRSDPAVTNDKALLRDKAYSPANSGAGKRRNSGPAPFYGYRDSVYRELQGLVDAPVTPMLRPGRTVRTLILPYADRERPDRLYMPRYVYAILERPQWVVGDYLVNPVQPAARVPILEQIRERPSVDRASQGEPAAVPALPVETQQ, translated from the coding sequence ATGTCGATCCTTAGCGAAAATAAGAGGACCACGCCGCCACTGCCTTTTGCGTCGGGATACCGCGGACGCAGCATCCTCCTGGCTGGCGCAGTGTTGCTGCTGCCCGCCTGCACAACTGTCGGCTCGCTAATGTCGCCCTATAGCGAAAAGTTCAGCTGCAAGAATAGCGACCATGGCCAATGCATCCACCCGGACAAAGCCTATGCCGACGCGGTCGCCGATGTGCCGTCGCGCTCCGACCCGGCAGTGACCAACGACAAGGCACTGCTGCGTGACAAAGCCTATAGTCCTGCCAACAGCGGTGCGGGCAAGCGCAGAAACAGCGGCCCTGCTCCCTTCTACGGCTATCGCGACAGCGTGTATCGAGAGCTCCAGGGTCTGGTCGACGCGCCAGTTACGCCGATGCTCCGGCCAGGGCGCACGGTCCGCACGTTGATCCTGCCCTATGCCGACCGCGAGCGGCCCGACCGGCTCTACATGCCGCGCTATGTCTATGCCATTCTCGAACGACCCCAATGGGTGGTCGGCGATTATCTCGTCAATCCCGTCCAGCCTGCAGCCCGCGTCCCCATATTAGAACAGATACGCGAGCGGCCTTCAGTTGATCGCGCCAGCCAAGGCGAACCTGCCGCCGTGCCTGCTTTGCCTGTGGAGACACAGCAATGA